The proteins below are encoded in one region of Astatotilapia calliptera unplaced genomic scaffold, fAstCal1.2 U_scaffold_5, whole genome shotgun sequence:
- the LOC113018213 gene encoding uncharacterized protein LOC113018213 has product MICRILLLIILTSCVSGSFVVNVTQTCYQAEENHNITLKWTFTTKPDRSWTYIFILCNLITEDKLSVLYQVHEGVEVSESQDEKFSGRVQSDKDALREGRIRLQLSRLRTDDSGLYLCEVNTDYGFSVGRCRLNVTAVPDCPECERKPETSNTEIQQFTGVYCGLSAVVLLFCCFSFIYYLHRKQNFYSKLSDACQSVSR; this is encoded by the exons ATGATCTGCAGGATCCTGCTGCTCATCATCCTCACCTCGTGTGTCTCTG GATCATTTGTAGTCAATGTGACACAGACCTGCTATCAGGCAGAGGAGAACCACAACATCACACTGAAGTGGACGTTCACCACCAAACCTGACAGATCCTGGACCTACATCTTCATCCTCTGTAACCTGATAACTGAGGATAAACTCTCAGTCCTGTATCAGGTTCATGAAGGTGTTGAGGTGTCAGAGTCTCAGGATGAAAAGTTTTCAGGACGAGTCCAGAGTGACAAAGACGCCCTCAGAGAAGGACGAATCAGACTTCAACTGTCCAGACTCAGGACTGATGACTCGGGTCTGTACCTGTGTGAGGTCAACACTGATTATGGCTTCAGTGTTGGAAGATGTCGACTAAACGTGACTG CAGTGCCGGATTGTCCTGAATGTGAGAGAAAACCGGAGACATCAAACACAGAAATTCAACAATTCACAGGTGTCTACTGTGGACTGTCAGCAGTTGTGCtacttttctgctgcttttctttcatttactatcTGCATAGAAAACAGAATTTTTACTCAAAGCTCAGTGATGCATGTCAGTCAGTTTCCAGATGA